Proteins encoded by one window of Fusarium graminearum PH-1 chromosome 1, whole genome shotgun sequence:
- a CDS encoding 6-phosphogluconate dehydrogenase, translating to MSGAVADLGLIGLAVMGQNLILNMADNGFTICAFNRTVSKVDRFLENEAKGKSIVGAHSVEEFVSKLKSPRRIMLLVQAGKAVDEWIEKILPLLDAGDIIIDGGNSHFPDSNRRTKYLAEKSIRFVGSGVSGGEEGARYGPSIMPGGNEEAWPYIKDILQSISAKSDGDACCEWVGDEGAGHYVKMVHNGIEYGDMQLICEAYDIMKRGLGLSSKEIGDVFAEWNKGVLDSFLIEITRDIMYYNDDDDTALVEKILDKAGQKGTGKWTAVNALDLGMPVTLIAESVLSRCLSAIKDERATASTKLEFVSRTTKFEGDKKQFIDDLEQALYASKIISYAQGFMLMQEAAREYGWKLNKPSIALMWRGGCIIRSVFLKDITHAYRSQPDLQNLLFDDFFNKAIHKAQPGWRDVIAKAALLGIPTPAFSTALSWFDGYRTKDLPANLLQAQRDYFGAHTFRIKPEHASEKYPNGQDIHVNWTGRGGNVSASTYQA from the exons atgtctggcGCTGT TGCGGATCTGGGTCTCATCGGCCTTGCTGTCAT GGGACAGAACCTTATTCTGAACATGGCTGACAACGGCTTCACCATCTGCGCCTTCAACCGAACCGTCTCCAAGGTCGACCGATTCCTCGAGaacgaggccaagggcaagtcAATTGTTGGCGCCCACAGCGTTGAGGAGTTTGtcagcaagctcaagtcTCCCCGCCGTATCATGCTCCTTGTCCAGGctggcaaggctgttgatgagtggatTGAGAAGATCCTGCCTCTCCTTGACGCcggcgacatcatcatcgacggTGGTAACTCTCACTTCCCCGACTCCAACCGCCGCACCAAGTACCTTGCCGAGAAGAGCATCCGCTTCGTCGGTTCTGGTGTCTCTGGTGGTGAGGAGGGTGCCCGATACGGCCCCTCCATCATGCCCGGTGGTAACGAGGAGGCCTGGCCTTACATCAAGGACATTCTCCAAAGCATCTCCGCTAAGAGCGATGGTGATGCTTGCTGTGAGTGGGTTGGCGATGAGGGTGCTGGTCACTACGTCAAGATGGTCCACAACGGTATTGAGTACGGTGACATGCAGCTCATCTGCGAG GCTTACGACATCATGAAGCGTGGTCTCGGCCTCTCCAGCAAGGAGATCGGCGACGTCTTCGCCGAGTGGAACAAGGGCGTTCTGGACTCTTTCCTCATCGAGATCACCCGTGATATCATGTACTataacgacgacgatgacacAGCtctcgttgagaagatcctcgACAAGGCCGGCCAGAAGGGTACCGGCAAATGGACCGCTGTCAATGCTCTCGATCTCGGCATGCCCGTCACTCTGATTGCTGAGTCTGTTCTTTCTCGATGCTTGTCCGCCATCAAGGACGAGCGTGCCACCGCCTccaccaagcttgagttCGTCAGCCGAACCACCAAGTTCGAGGGTGACAAGAAGCAGTTCATCGACGATCTCGAGCAGGCTCTTTACGCCTCCAAGATCATCTCATACGCCCAGGGCTTCATGCTCATGCAGGAGGCCGCCCGCGAGTACGGCtggaagctcaacaagccTTCCATCGCCCTTATGTGGCGAGGTGGCTGCATCATCCGATCCGTCTTCCTCAAGGACATCACCCACGCCTACCGCAGCCAGCCTGACCTCCAGAACCTCCTGTTCGacgacttcttcaacaaggccatcCACAAGGCCCAGCCCGGTTGGAGAGACGTTATTGCCAAGGCCGCCCTTCTTGGTATCCCTACTCCCGCCTTCTCCACCGCCCTGTCTTGGTTCGACGGTTACCGCACCAAGGACCTCCCCGCCAACCTTCTCCAGGCTCAGCGTGACTACTTCGGTGCCCACACCTTCCGCATCAAGCCCGAGCACGCCAGCGAGAAGTACCCCAACGGCCAGGACATTCACGTCAACTGGACTGGTCGTGGAGGTAACGTCTCCGCTTCTACTTACCAGGCTTAA